The Agromyces mangrovi genome contains a region encoding:
- a CDS encoding LacI family DNA-binding transcriptional regulator — protein sequence MTTKPGRSKRATVHDVALEAGVSRGTVSRYVNGERYVSAAAREAIEAAIAKVGYAPNTAARNLVMQRTQAVGLIVHEPHSLFVEDPNIGEILLGANTRLSEADHQMAVLIVDTERDTDRVARYLSGGLVDGVIIVSARADDPVTRVVERLQLPAAYVGHPPGAAGSASFVVIDNRGAAATITGRLADTGRTRIGMIAAALDRDSGADRLAGFREALGDAFDETLVEPVPLYSYSAGRDGMRRLLERAPDLDGLFAASDAVAAGAIEAIKESGRQVPGDIGVVGFDDSAWALRTTPALSTVRQPAAVLGAEAARLVLAQLQGDAPPAETQIDCDIVWRESA from the coding sequence ATGACGACGAAGCCGGGGCGTTCGAAGCGGGCCACCGTGCACGACGTCGCGCTCGAGGCGGGCGTCTCGCGCGGCACCGTGAGCCGCTACGTCAACGGCGAGCGCTACGTCTCCGCGGCCGCGCGCGAGGCGATCGAGGCCGCGATCGCGAAGGTCGGCTACGCGCCGAACACGGCCGCCCGCAACCTCGTCATGCAGCGCACGCAGGCCGTCGGCCTCATCGTGCACGAGCCGCACTCGCTGTTCGTCGAGGACCCGAACATCGGCGAGATCCTCCTCGGCGCCAACACGCGGCTCTCCGAGGCCGACCACCAGATGGCCGTGCTCATCGTCGACACCGAGCGCGACACCGACCGCGTCGCACGGTACCTCTCGGGCGGCCTCGTCGACGGCGTCATCATCGTCTCGGCGCGGGCCGACGACCCCGTCACCCGGGTGGTCGAGCGCCTGCAGCTCCCCGCCGCGTACGTCGGGCACCCGCCCGGCGCGGCCGGCTCCGCGTCGTTCGTCGTGATCGACAACCGCGGCGCGGCCGCCACGATCACCGGCCGGCTCGCCGACACCGGCCGGACGCGCATCGGCATGATCGCCGCCGCGCTCGACCGCGACTCGGGCGCCGACCGGCTCGCCGGGTTCCGCGAGGCCCTCGGCGACGCGTTCGACGAGACGCTCGTCGAACCCGTGCCCCTGTACTCGTACTCGGCGGGACGCGACGGCATGCGTCGCCTGCTCGAGCGCGCGCCCGACCTCGACGGGCTCTTCGCGGCATCCGACGCCGTCGCCGCCGGGGCCATCGAGGCGATCAAGGAGTCGGGCCGCCAGGTGCCCGGCGACATCGGCGTCGTCGGGTTCGACGACAGCGCCTGGGCGCTGCGCACCACCCCCGCGCTCTCGACCGTGCGCCAGCCGGCCGCCGTCCTCGGCGCCGAAGCCGCGCGCCTCGTGCTCGCGCAGCTCCAAGGGGACGCACCACCTGCCGAGACCCAGATCGACTGCGACATCGTCTGGCGCGAGTCGGCCTGA
- a CDS encoding GNAT family N-acetyltransferase, which yields MYLRPRPIGDDDALDGFDCGEPSLDDWLARVARRNERNGSSRTFVSCVAGEQRIAGYYAVSTHALVHHRTPSRLRRNTPDPIPVILLGRLAVDSRDQGRGLGASLLQDAMLRCVAAADSVGARAIVVDAIDDAAVSFTERWGFVLMPDSRRCLYVLMKDIRATVAELR from the coding sequence GTGTACCTTCGTCCGCGCCCCATCGGGGACGACGACGCGCTCGACGGCTTCGACTGCGGCGAGCCGAGTCTCGACGACTGGCTCGCACGAGTCGCCCGGCGCAACGAGCGCAATGGGTCGTCGCGCACGTTCGTGAGCTGCGTCGCCGGCGAGCAACGTATCGCGGGCTACTACGCCGTCTCGACGCATGCACTCGTGCACCACCGCACGCCGTCGAGGCTCCGGCGCAACACACCCGACCCGATCCCGGTGATCCTCCTCGGCCGCCTCGCGGTCGACTCCCGTGATCAGGGGCGAGGGCTCGGGGCATCGCTGCTGCAGGACGCCATGCTGCGATGCGTGGCGGCGGCCGATTCGGTCGGTGCGCGTGCGATCGTCGTCGACGCGATCGACGACGCCGCCGTCTCGTTCACTGAACGCTGGGGGTTCGTGCTGATGCCCGACTCCCGCCGATGCCTGTACGTGCTCATGAAGGACATCAGGGCGACCGTAGCCGAGCTGCGCTGA
- a CDS encoding DUF1778 domain-containing protein, with protein sequence MPAAAKNQRLELRLTQEQKAAIEQAAQLSGRTVTDFSVSFLVEQAREVIRAEHELRMSDLAWSEFSTLLERPAQPVQQLAELLQRPSVFVD encoded by the coding sequence ATGCCCGCCGCAGCGAAGAACCAACGACTCGAGCTTCGCCTCACCCAGGAGCAGAAGGCTGCGATCGAGCAGGCCGCGCAGCTCTCCGGGCGCACAGTCACCGACTTCTCGGTCAGCTTCCTGGTCGAGCAGGCGCGCGAGGTGATCCGTGCCGAGCATGAACTCCGCATGTCCGACCTCGCCTGGTCGGAGTTCAGCACCCTGCTCGAGCGGCCGGCTCAGCCGGTACAGCAGCTCGCAGAGCTGCTGCAGCGGCCATCGGTGTTCGTCGACTGA
- a CDS encoding antibiotic biosynthesis monooxygenase family protein — MILEHAVLSVVPGREAAFEAAFAEASGIISIISSMPGFVDLRLSRSIETPNAYLLLVHWESVEAHEVGFRGSPEYTRWRDLLHGFYSPFPAVEHFVDVHRV; from the coding sequence ATGATCCTGGAGCACGCCGTCCTGTCCGTCGTGCCGGGCCGGGAGGCCGCATTCGAGGCGGCGTTCGCCGAGGCATCCGGAATCATCTCAATCATCTCGTCGATGCCCGGGTTCGTCGACCTGCGCCTGTCGCGTTCGATCGAGACGCCGAACGCGTACCTGCTGCTCGTGCACTGGGAGTCGGTCGAGGCGCATGAGGTCGGGTTCCGCGGGTCGCCCGAGTACACGCGATGGCGCGACCTGCTGCATGGGTTCTACAGCCCGTTCCCGGCGGTCGAGCATTTCGTTGACGTGCACCGGGTGTAG
- the gltX gene encoding glutamate--tRNA ligase: MSDTSHPFSTATGADVRVRFCPSPTGTPHVGLVRTALFNWAYARHTGGTFVFRIEDTDAARDSEESYGQLIDALTWLGLDWDEGVETGGPHGPYRQSQRGEIYREIIERLLAAGHLYESYSNAEEIDARNEANGRPKQLGYDNFDRDLTEEQRAAFRAEGRSPALRLRVPDADLSFTDLVRGDIAFPAGSTIDFVVVRPNGAPLYTLVNPIDDALMGITHVLRGEDLLSSTPRQIALYHALIDIGVTSFVPQFGHLPYVMGEGNKKLSKRDPESNLFHHRDRGFIPEGLVNYLALLGWGFSADRDVFSRAELVEAFDVHDVNPSPARFDLKKAEAINGDHLRALDVADFAGRTVPYLQAAGLVETPISPAQEAVLAEAAPLVQERIGLLGEAPGMLGFLFTDAAGLPFADDALAALKEDAPATLAAAGEALVRIPAAEWTHDQIEQALRGALVEGLGLKPRLAFGAVRTAISGRRVSPPLFESMQILGRDESLARIERLRAHLAG; the protein is encoded by the coding sequence ATGAGCGACACCTCCCACCCCTTCTCGACCGCCACCGGCGCTGACGTCCGCGTGCGGTTCTGCCCCTCGCCGACCGGCACGCCCCACGTGGGCCTCGTGCGCACGGCCCTGTTCAACTGGGCGTACGCGCGCCACACCGGCGGCACCTTCGTGTTCCGCATCGAGGACACCGACGCGGCCCGCGACAGCGAGGAGAGCTACGGCCAGCTCATCGACGCGCTGACCTGGCTCGGCCTCGACTGGGACGAGGGCGTCGAGACCGGCGGCCCGCACGGCCCGTACCGCCAGTCGCAGCGCGGCGAGATCTACCGCGAGATCATCGAGCGCCTGCTCGCCGCCGGCCACCTCTACGAGAGCTACTCGAACGCCGAGGAGATCGACGCCCGCAACGAGGCCAACGGCCGCCCGAAGCAGCTCGGCTACGACAACTTCGACCGCGACCTGACCGAGGAGCAGCGGGCCGCGTTCCGCGCCGAGGGCCGCTCGCCCGCGCTGCGCCTGCGCGTGCCCGACGCCGACCTGTCGTTCACCGACCTCGTGCGCGGCGACATCGCGTTCCCCGCTGGTTCGACGATCGACTTCGTCGTGGTGCGCCCGAACGGCGCCCCGCTGTACACGCTCGTGAACCCGATCGACGACGCGCTCATGGGCATCACCCACGTGCTGCGCGGCGAGGACCTGCTGTCGTCGACGCCCCGCCAGATCGCGCTGTACCACGCGCTCATCGACATCGGCGTGACCTCGTTCGTGCCGCAGTTCGGGCACCTGCCGTACGTCATGGGCGAGGGCAACAAGAAGCTCTCGAAGCGCGACCCCGAGTCGAACCTGTTCCACCACCGCGACCGCGGGTTCATTCCCGAGGGCCTCGTGAACTACCTGGCGCTGCTCGGCTGGGGCTTCTCGGCCGACCGCGACGTGTTCAGCCGCGCCGAGCTCGTCGAGGCGTTCGACGTGCACGACGTGAACCCGAGCCCCGCGCGCTTCGACCTGAAGAAGGCCGAGGCGATCAACGGCGACCACCTGCGCGCGCTCGACGTCGCCGACTTCGCGGGCCGAACCGTGCCCTACCTCCAGGCCGCCGGGCTCGTCGAGACGCCCATCTCGCCCGCGCAGGAGGCGGTGCTCGCCGAGGCCGCCCCGCTGGTGCAGGAGCGCATCGGGCTTCTGGGGGAGGCGCCGGGCATGCTGGGCTTCCTGTTCACGGATGCCGCCGGGCTGCCGTTCGCCGACGACGCGCTCGCCGCGCTGAAGGAGGACGCGCCCGCGACGTTGGCAGCGGCGGGGGAGGCGCTCGTGCGCATCCCCGCGGCCGAGTGGACGCACGACCAGATCGAGCAGGCGCTGCGCGGTGCTCTGGTCGAGGGGCTGGGCCTGAAGCCACGCCTCGCGTTCGGCGCGGTGCGCACCGCGATCTCGGGCCGGCGGGTGTCGCCGCCGCTGTTCGAGTCGATGCAGATCCTCGGTCGCGACGAGTCGCTCGCGCGCATCGAGCGCTTGCGCGCGCACCTCGCAGGGTGA
- a CDS encoding fumarylacetoacetate hydrolase family protein encodes MKIARFSHGGAITFGIVDEEERELVVLKGDPMFAGYDPTGERVPLGEVALLAPVIPRSKVVAVGRNYHEHAAEFGNEAPTEPLLFFKPNTSVIGPGDAIVLPPQSERIDFEGELAVVIGRVARNVAAEDADDVIFGYTVANDVTARDLQKTDGQWARAKGFDTFCPVGPVIETEFDVSAGEIETLVNGERKQHGTFDLMVHSIADVIAYASAAFTLLPGDLVLTGTPAGVGPIVDGDRVEVKVPGIGTLGNPVRSAG; translated from the coding sequence GTGAAGATCGCGCGTTTCAGCCACGGTGGAGCCATCACGTTCGGGATCGTCGACGAGGAGGAGCGCGAGCTGGTCGTCCTCAAGGGCGATCCGATGTTCGCAGGGTACGACCCGACCGGAGAGCGCGTGCCGCTCGGCGAGGTGGCGCTGCTGGCGCCCGTGATCCCGCGGTCGAAGGTCGTCGCCGTCGGCCGCAACTACCACGAGCACGCCGCGGAGTTCGGCAACGAGGCGCCGACCGAGCCGCTGCTGTTCTTCAAGCCGAACACGTCGGTGATCGGCCCGGGCGACGCGATCGTGCTGCCCCCGCAGAGCGAGCGCATCGACTTCGAGGGCGAGCTCGCAGTGGTGATCGGCCGGGTGGCCCGGAACGTGGCGGCCGAGGACGCCGATGACGTGATCTTCGGCTACACGGTCGCGAACGACGTGACCGCGCGCGACCTGCAGAAGACCGACGGGCAGTGGGCCCGCGCGAAGGGCTTCGACACGTTCTGCCCCGTCGGGCCGGTCATCGAGACCGAGTTCGACGTGTCGGCGGGCGAGATCGAGACGCTCGTCAACGGCGAGCGCAAGCAGCACGGCACGTTCGACCTGATGGTGCACTCCATCGCCGACGTGATCGCGTACGCGTCGGCCGCGTTCACGCTGCTGCCCGGCGACCTCGTGCTCACGGGCACGCCCGCGGGCGTGGGCCCGATCGTCGACGGCGATCGCGTCGAGGTGAAGGTGCCGGGCATCGGCACGCTCGGCAACCCGGTCCGCAGCGCGGGCTGA